One Amblyomma americanum isolate KBUSLIRL-KWMA chromosome 8, ASM5285725v1, whole genome shotgun sequence DNA window includes the following coding sequences:
- the Csas gene encoding CMP-sialic acid synthase, with translation MEADRTAAKKMRVAGLVLARGGSEAVKKKNARLVCGLPLLSWVLRPMKHCKTLDEIWVSTDDQEIEDIAATESCSVVRRSEEFAQSDSPAVLAVHEFTREVQGIDVVALVQCTSPCLVPSYLDEAVNLVTSDKYDSVFSVTRDYKWRWTELSEDGTTRPLNFDPAQRLCRQEWAGEIVESGHFYVTRAEYIQDGLLQGGRCGYVELPQYLCHEVDTEDDFLIVEQKLQKYGFKGDIVLDAPSEFQ, from the exons ATGGAGGCTGACCGAACAGCAGCGAAGAAAATGCGCGTGGCCGGCCTGGTGCTCGCGCGAGGCGGCAGCGAAGCCGTGAAGAAGAAGAACGCCCGGCTGGTTTGCGGCCTGCCTTTGTTGTCCTGGGTACTACGCCCGATGAAGCACTGCAAGA CGCTCGACGAAATCTGGGTGTCAACCGACGACCAAGAAATTGAGGACATCGCTGCGACAGAGTCTTGCAGCGTCGTTCGGCGGTCCGAGGAGTTTGCACAGAGCGACTCGCCTGCGGTGCTCGCCGTGCATGAGTTCACCCGCGAAGTTCAAG gtaTTGATGTGGTTGCCTTAGTCCAATGTACCTCTCCATGTCTAGTGCCATCGTACCTAGATGAAGCTGTCAACCTGGTGACTTCAGACAAATACGACTCTGTTTTCTCAGTCACTCGCGATTACAAGTGGCGGTGGACAGAGCTTTCAGAAG ATGGCACGACACGACCCCTCAACTTTGACCCTGCGCAACGCCTGTGCCGCCAGGAATGGGCAGGAGAGATTGTTGAATCTGGTCACTTCTACGTCACACGAGCAGAGTACATCCAAGATGGCCTCCTTCAAGGAGGAAG GTGCGGCTACGTTGAACTGCCACAGTACCTGTGCCACGAAGTTGATACAGAGGATGACTTTCTGATCGTTGAACAGAAACTGCAGAAGTATGGCTTCAAGGGCGACATTGTCCTTGACGCCCCTTCGGAGTTCCAGTAG